A genome region from Ursus arctos isolate Adak ecotype North America unplaced genomic scaffold, UrsArc2.0 scaffold_18, whole genome shotgun sequence includes the following:
- the LOC113266600 gene encoding 40S ribosomal protein S23-like yields the protein MIQYKKAHLGTALKANPFGGTFHTKGIVLEKVGREPKQTDSAIRKHVRVQRIKNGKKITAFVLNDGCLNFSEENDEVPIARFDHRGHAVGDVPGVHLWLSK from the coding sequence ATGATACAGTACAAGAAAGCCCATTTGGGCACAGCCTTGAAGGCCAACCCTTTTGGAGGCACCTTCCATACAAAGGGAATCGTGCTGGAAAAAGTAGGGAGAGAACCCAAACAGACAGATTCTGCCATCAGGAAGCATGTCAGGGTCCAACGGATCAAGAATGGCAAGAAAATCACAGCCTTTGTACTCAATGATGGTTGTTTGAATTTTAGTGAGGAAAATGATGAAGTTCCGATTGCCCGCTTTGATCACAGAGGTCATGCTGTAGGTGACGTTCCTGGAGTTCACTTATGGTTGTCAAAGTAG